A genomic segment from Lytechinus variegatus isolate NC3 chromosome 10, Lvar_3.0, whole genome shotgun sequence encodes:
- the LOC121423163 gene encoding uncharacterized protein LOC121423163 — protein MDSTTEFPHVALSPGERSPEMESSSQDQPSPDDKSNTSEAGSAPVSTTAKEPLGEGSLELGSTQPETGLPEKLVEPLEGSLQQTMTRKTDVSSVENSGGQEGVPLPIEKILEKSGNESEVQSAPETQEVPDQAQKEVVEDGPGADSATQSAAFSTENENQTDTSIQEHSEEVSVDEKSVETPGEVVRQGIDEGNQDLEEGGMECTDGDTNLGEGIQIGNDGSSEKNKSREDAGQDSENAALSEVAVGQTSEPDKVETSEGSCQVCGDSTPNEGNLESHQAEPSDKESSRSSVPCESSTENVVANLISESLVSEFSQEGTKEVGSSQEDQDPNDKSALTVSDAGVVGDKEIANADSAEKESQSAENDQEPELMDTQIIETEDGNTRDSMAELGTKDSLDDCNIDKVPKIYDECSMESFVSAKSGEFDYRDSLQGSPLPVKRVRELIDESPRASPKRSRTSTPTIQSDDDLGHFPAENVFEYQWPQDNPGEWYFVQEQISEFLGVKSFKRKYPNLERRVMDIKEKEFLRERGVVTEEQVTLGLTALRGDEVYDLMMKDYPNRYTEYARLVQEKQRQNISNQHKGYEAPTMDASKIKEYIKKAAKQAAEFNALLMREKREERQYYFDLQTMQLHMPQAKMKKLSKEDTKIGAYPVAVIPGQYQDYCRYYSADELNYLPLNTAIYGPMAIRRKTDYAPEVEEEEEGDDDLDIMAELTKNEDKDKDKEKSKSVTSQPLNEHQQRQQQEQRLQQLLNQPLQPEQQQQQEKPKPQRQAPRQKQQKPPPPQKQEEQQPPPVSSTPAASKSPSGPTILRPRAGPIIVQPGPESGGSGDSDMVRLPGPEALQQSMEAVVPTAPRPYQPKIKPTAICGLCLKDRRSNTKGVPENLVHCSQCDNSGHPSCLDMNDELVATIKTYPWQCMECKTCSQCGDPTHEDKMMFCDKCDRGYHTFCVGLTDIPTGNWLCPTCSAGGLPPPVPPPPPSNFTRGLTPLQLQGGVPPLPSLLQETPQLQPSLPLPQQGVPPQQQGIPPPQGVLPMPPQQQGIPPQPQGLLAHPNHAPLPQQGMPQQQGLPPQQGLPPQQQQGGRS, from the exons ATGGATTCCACAACTGAATTTCCCCATGTTGCTTTGTCACCGGGTGAGAGGAGTCCGGAGATGGAGAGTAGCAGCCAAGATCAACCATCACCTGATGACAAAAGTAACACTTCGGAAGCTGGCAGTGCGCCTGTAAGCACAACTGCAAAAGAACCTCTTGGAGAAGGATCTTTAGAGCTAGGGTCAACACAACCTGAAACAGGGTTACCAGAAAAATTGGTTGAGCCTCTCGAAGGATCGCTGCAACAAACTATGACAAGAAAGACTGATGTATCTTCTGTAGAGAATTCTGGAGGTCAAGAAGGAGTGCCCCTTCCGATAGAGAAAATTTTGGAAAAGTCAGGAAATGAGAGTGAAGTGCAGAGTGCTCCAGAAACCCAGGAAGTACCTGACCAAGCTCAAAAGGAAGTAGTAGAGGATGGTCCAGGAGCTGATTCAGCAACACAAAGTGCAGCATTttcaactgaaaatgaaaacCAAACAGACACTTCCATCCAAGAACATTCAGAAGAGGTGTCTGTTGACGAAAAGAGTGTGGAGACTCCTGGTGAAGTTGTGAGGCAAGGTATCGATGAAGGAAACCAAGATCTTGAAGAAGGAGGTATGGAATGTACAGATGGTGACACAAATCTAGGTGAAGGTATTCAGATTGGAAACGATGGTTCTTCTGAGAAGAATAAATCTCGTGAAGATGCAGGTCAAGACTCTGAAAATGCTGCTCTCTCAGAGGTGGCTGTAGGACAAACAAGTGAGCCTGATAAGGTTGAGACCAGTGAAGGAAGCTGTCAAGTATGTGGTGATTCCACTCCCAATGAAGGAAATTTGGAAAGTCATCAGGCAGAGCCTAGCGATAAGGAAAGCAGCAGATCATCAGTCCCATGTGAGAGCAGCACAGAAAATGTAGTAGCCAACTTAATCAGTGAATCTCTTGTCTCAGAATTCAGTCAAGAAGGAACAAAAGAAGTAGGCTCTTCTCAGGAAGATCAAGATCCCAATGATAAATCAGCTTTGACTGTTAGTGATGCTGGGGTTGTAGGTGATAAAGAAATAGCTAATGCAGACAGTGCAGAAAAGGAGTCCCAGAGCGCTGAAAATGATCAGGAACCAGAGCTCATGGACACCCAGATCATAGAAACAGAAGATGGGAACACTCGGGACTCCATGGCTGAACTCGGCACCAAGGACAGTCTTGATGACTGTAACATTGACAAGGTTCCCAAGATTTATGATGAGTGCAGCATGGAGAGTTTTGTTTCAGCCAAGAGTGGAGAGTTTGACTACAGGGATAGCCTTCAAGGAAGTCCATTGCCTGTGAAGAGGGTCCGAGAGCTGATAGATGAAAGCCCAAGGGCCAGTCCCAAGAGGTCCAGGACTAGTACTCCTACTATCCAGAGTGATGAtga TTTGGGCCATTTTCCTGCAGAGAATGTCTTTGAGTACCAGTGGCCACAGGACAATCCCGGCGAATGGTACTTTGTCCAGGAACAGATCAGTGAGTTCCTGGGAGTCAAATCCTTTAAGCGCAAGTACCCAA ATCTTGAGAGGCGGGTGATGGACATCAAGGAGAAGGAATTTCTTCGAGAGAGGGGTGTGGTCACAGAGGAACAGGTTACGCTTG GTCTGACTGCCCTACGAGGAGATGAGGTATATGACCTGATGATGAAGGATTATCCTAACAGATACACTGAGTACGCCCGATTGGTCCAGGAAAAACAGAGGCAGAATATCAGTAATCAGCATAAAGGATACGAAGCG CCAACAATGGATGCAAGTAAGATCAAAGAATACATCAAGAAGGCTGCTAAACAAGCCGCAGAGTTCAACGCACTCTtgatgagagagaagagagaggagAGACAGTACTACTTTGACCTACAAACAATG cAACTCCATATGCCTCAAGCCAAGATGAAGAAGTTGAGTAAAGAGGATACAAAGATTGGTGCCTATCCTGTAGCGGTCATCCCTGGCCAGTACCAGGACTACTGTAGATA TTACTCAGCTGATGAACTGAATTATTTGCCATTGAACACTGCCATCTATGGTCCGATGGCGATCAGGAGAAAGACGGACTATGCTCCTGAAgtggaggaggaagaagagggggATGATGATCTTGATATTATGGCT GAATTAACCAAGAATGAGGATAAAGACAAGGATAAGGAAAAGAGCAAATCTGTCACCAGTCAACCACTGAATGAGCATCAACAGCGGCAGCAACAAGAGCAACGTCTGCAACAGTTACTGAATCAACCACTCCAACCagaacagcagcagcagcaggagAAACCAAAACCACAACGGCAAGCACCACGCCAGAAGCAACAGAAGCCACCTCCACCTCAGAAGCAAGAAGAGCAGCAGCCGCCTCCTGTGAGTTCTACGCCAGCAGCATCCAAGTCACCATCAGGACCTACCATCTTGAGACCGAGGGCAGGACCGATCATAGTCCAGCCAGGGCCAGAGTCCGGTGGCAGTGGGGACAGTGACATGGTGAGACTACCTGGACCTGAGGCTCTGCAGCAGAGTATGGAAGCAGTGGTACCAACTGCTCCAAGACCTTATCAG CCCAAGATCAAACCTACTGCTATCTGCGGCTTATGTTTGAAAGACAGACGAAGTAACACCAAGGGAGTTCCAGAGAATCTGGTTCACTGCTCACAGTGTGATAATAGTG GTCACCCGTCATGTTTGGATATGAATGATGAGTTGGTAGCAACCATTAAGACCTACCCTTGGCAGTGTATGGAATGCAAGACCTGCTCGCAGTGTGGTGATCCAACACATGAG GATAAGATGATGTTTTGTGATAAGTGTGATAGAGGATACCATACCTTCTGTGTTGGACTCACAGATATACCAACAG gaaATTGGCTTTGTCCAACCTGTTCTGCTGGGGGTCTCCCTCCCCCTGTACCGCCTCCACCACCATCAAACTTCACAAGGGGGCTTACCCCATTACAACTACAAGGAGGTGTCCCACCACTCCCATCGCTGCTACAGGAAACACCTCAGCTCCAACCATCTCTACCACTACCACAGCAAGGGGTACCACCTCAGCAACAAGGTATACCACCACCACAAGGTGTACTGCCAATGCCACCCCAGCAACAAGGCATTCCACCGCAACCTCAGGGGTTGCTGGCGCACCCAAATCACGCACCACTTCCACAACAGGGGATGCCCCAACAACAAGGCCTACCACCCCAGCAGGGCTTGCCTCCACAGCAGCAACAGGGTGGTCGATCCTAG